The Triticum aestivum cultivar Chinese Spring chromosome 7B, IWGSC CS RefSeq v2.1, whole genome shotgun sequence genome window below encodes:
- the LOC123159683 gene encoding serine carboxypeptidase-like 34, whose protein sequence is MDTNPVDTSNPSSLAPAAMDTSSSSSWLRMLLLAAAVAVVAARHHHPGFEKIFEVQEADRVEMLPGQAAEVGFRHYSGYVTVNETHGRALFYWLFEATHDVAKKPLVLWLNGGPGCSSVGYGAMMELGPFLIQKGKPEIALNPHSWNKEANMLFLESPAGVGFSYTNTTADLGQFGDNLTAHDAYSFLVNWLDKFPQFKGHELYIAGESYAGHYVPQLAEKIVHMNKKASRAHKINLKGILIGNAAIDASSDDRGLINYAWDHAVVSDGIYTAVKNNCKFPDDGVESDACDSAWNDFFNAMNDIDLYSLYTPACTKSMVNSTASPRRRSKLAGTGTPLGKLHRGGRPYYNAYDPCGDYHILDYLNRADVQKALHANVSGAIPYRWEPCSDALTNWTDAPASTLPAIGKLVKDGIRVWVFSGDTDDRVPVTSTRLALKKLGLATKKGWREWFTSDQVGGYTVVYDGLTFVTIRGAGHMVPMITPVQARQVFAHFLTGEELSAKAIVS, encoded by the exons ATGGACACCAACCCAGTCGACACCAGTAACCCTAGCAGCCTTGCGCCTGCAGCCATGGACACTTCGTCGTCGAGCAGCTGGCTGCGCatgctcctcctcgccgccgccgtcgctgtgGTGGCCGCGAGGCACCACCACCCCGGGTTCGAGAAGATCTTCGAGGTGCAGGAGGCGGACCGGGTGGAGATGCTGCCCGGGCAGGCGGCGGAGGTGGGCTTCCGGCACTACTCCGGCTACGTCACGGTGAACGAGACCCACGGCCGCGCCCTCTTCTACTGGCTATTCGAGGCCACCCACGACGTCGCCAAGAAGCCCCTCGTCCTCTGGCTCAACGGAG GGCCTGGATGCTCGTCCGTGGGGTATGGAGCGATGATGGAGCTTGGCCCCTTCTTGATCCAGAAGGGAAAGCCCGAGATTGCCTTGAACCCCCACTCATGGAACAAAG AGGCAAACATGCTGTTCTTGGAGTCCCCTGCCGGCGTTGGCTTCTCCTACACCAACACCACCGCCGATCTCGGCCAGTTCGGCGACAACCTCACCG CCCATGACGCATACTCTTTCCTCGTGAACTGGCTGGACAAGTTCCCTCAGTTCAAGGGCCACGAGCTGTACATCGCCGGCGAGAGCTACGCCGGGCACTACGTCCCGCAGCTCGCCGAGAAGATCGTCCACATGAACAAGAAGGCGTCGCGGGctcacaagatcaacctcaagggGATCCTGATCGGGAACGCCGCCATCGACGCCAGCTCCGACGACCGCGGCTTGATCAACTACGCCTGGGACCACGCCGTGGTCTCGGACGGGATCTACACCGCCGTCAAGAACAACTGCAAGTTCCCCGACGACGGCGTGGAGAGCGACGCCTGCGACAGCGCATGGAACGACTTCTTCAACGCCATGAACGACATCGACCTCTACAGCCTCTACACCCCCGCCTGCACCAAATCCATGGTCAACTCCACCGCCTCCCCCCGCCGCCGCTCCAAGCTCGCCGGCACCGGCACGCCGCTGGGGAAGCTGCACCGcggcggcaggccctactacaacgcCTACGACCCCTGCGGGGACTACCACATCCTCGACTACCTGAACCGCGCCGACGTGCAGAAGGCGCTGCACGCCAACGTCTCCGGCGCCATCCCGTACCGCTGGGAGCCGTGCAGCGACGCGCTGACCAACTGGACCGACGCGCCGGCGTCGACCCTGCCGGCCATCGgcaagctggtgaaggacgggatACGGGTGTGGGTGTTCAGCGGCGACACCGACGACCGCGTGCCGGTGACCTCGACGCGGCTCGCGCTGAAGAAGCTCGGGCTCGCGACGAAGAAGGGGTGGAGGGAGTGGTTCACGAGCGACCAGGTGGGCGGGTACACGGTGGTCTACGACGGGCTCACCTTCGTCACCATCCGCGGCGCAGGCCACATGGTGCCCATGATCACGCCGGTGCAGGCCAGGCAGGTCTTCGCGCACTTCCTCACCGGCGAGGAGCTCTCTGCCAAGGCCATCGTCTCTTAG